The Tachysurus vachellii isolate PV-2020 chromosome 10, HZAU_Pvac_v1, whole genome shotgun sequence genomic sequence GGCAGCTTACACACGTTACACTTAAACACAACATTAACTTAATTTGTTAAGAATTAATATGTTTGATGTTTTGCAGGAGGACACGGGCACTGCTCTGTCTCAGATCTCTGAACTTAGCATCAGACAAAAAGAGCTACAGACAGATCTGAACCTGCTGCGGAGTACacaacacaggtaacacacactgtccaggacacaacacaggtaacacacactgtccaggacacaacacaggtaacacacactgtccaggacacaacacaggtaacacactcTGTCCAGGACacaacacaggtaacacacactgtccaggacacaacacaggtaacacacactgtccaggacacaacacaggtaacacacactgtccaggacacaacacaggtaacacacactgtccaggacacaacacaggtaacacacactgtccaggacacaacacaggtaacacacactgtccaggacacaacacaggtaacacacacactgtacattgcACAACATAGTTAACATACTGTAGAGGACAATGTACAGGTAACACACAAGGTAAATGAGACAGCACAGGTAATACACACCACTGAGGACACAACACAGATAACCCACAGGTCACTGTACAGGTAATACACACTGTAGAGGACATTGTACAGGTGAGACACTACTGAGGACACAACACAGGTAACAAAAACTGTCCAGGACacaacacaggtaacacacactgtccagggcacaacacaggtaacacactcTGTCCAGGACACAACACAGGTAACAAAAACTGTCCAGGACacaacacaggtaacacacactgtccaggacacaacacaggtaacacacactgtccaggacacaacacaggtaacacacactgtccaggacacaacacaggtaacacacactgtccaggaCACAACACAGGTAACACAAACTGTCCAGGACacaacacaggtaacacacactgtccaggacacaacacaggtaacacacactgtccaggacacaacacaggtaacacacactgtccaggaCACAACACAGGTAACACAAACTGTCCAGGACacaacacaggtaacacacactgtccaggacacaacacaggtaacacacactgtccaggacacaacacaggtaacacacactgtccaggacacaacacaggtaacacacactgtccaggacacaacacaggtaacacacactgtccagggCACAACACAGGTAAAACACACTACAAAGAACACAACATggctaacacacactgtagaaattttaaatattttttttcttagctgTAACTGAAGTATCTTTTTATATTACTAGTGGAAAATTCTCCAAGGGGGAGGAGCTAGTGGAAGGCCACGCCTCTCCCTGCAGCCAAACACAACTGAAGCTCATTCAGCATTACATCGCCAGCCTGCCGAACAATCAGAGTGAGTAAAGCTCTGACCAtccttttacacacatttacacttgaTCTTCTGATtagacacactgtgtgtgtgtgtgtgtgtgtgtgtgtgtgtgtgtgtgtgtgtgtgtgtgtgtgtgtgtgttagttttggAACCGGGTGTCAGTGATTTCAAGACTCCCCCTAAAGCTCCACTGTGGcgggaaaggagagagagccGTGATCTGACAGAACAGATCAGCCAGGACATgagtgtgtcacacacacacacacacacacacacacacacacacacacacacatacacacttacactacagtTTGTCTATTAATATAAATTCACTCTGTAgattttatatgttattatgACAAAGCCATTAATTACTCATATGTATGTTACTGACATCATAAAATGTTACAGAAGTTCTAAATTTAAAGTCATACAGAAAAGTCATAATGTCCATTTAGGGTTGTTAAGCCTAAAAATGTCTagccatttgtttgtgtgtgtgtgtgtgtgtgtgtgtgtaggtcaaaGGCAGGTAGCTGCTCTGGGGCTGTTGGAGTCAGAGAGAGTTTACGTGTCATATCTGTCTCTGCTGCTGAAGGCTAACATCACCTACAATGGCTGTGAAAACTCTAACATCAAAGACaaacggtacacacacacacacacacacacacacacacacacacacatgagttACACAGCCAATTTATTACTACCCCAGACAATTCTGTACCTGAATTACTGTCTCAAGTTCCACTATATTATCCTCATGTCACTTTCCGTATTTTCCCGCCTCAGGCTGTTCCCATCCTCCTTACGCTTTTTAATCCAGCAGCATCTGGAGCTGTTGCATCTTCTGCAAGAACGTGTGCTCAAGAGTCACTGGCAAGGCATCATGGGAGATGTGTTTCTGAGGGTTACTAGTAAAGAGGTACTAGAGCTTTATCTTTTGcatgtcagtcccagtgaaggaggcgtggcttatgtacatgtcagtcccagtgaagcaGGCGTGGCTAATGCACATGTCAACCCCAAGTGAAGGAGGCGTCGCTAATGTacatgtcagtcccagtgaaggaggtgtggcttatgtacatgtcagtcccagtgaaggaggtgtggcttatgtacatgtcagtcccagtgaaggaggtgtggcttatgtacatgtcagtcccagtgaaggaggtgtggtgtatgtacatgtcagtcccagtgaaggaggtgtggtgtatgtacatgtcagtcccagtgaaggaggcgtggtgtatgtacatgtcagtcccagtgaaggaggcgtcgCTAATGTacatgtcagtcccagtgaatgAGGCGTGGCTAATGTacatgtcagtcccagtgaaggaggcgtggctaaTGTacatgtcagtcccagtgaaggaggcgtggctaaTGTacatgtcagtcccagtgaaggaggcgtggctaaTGTacatgtcagtcccagtgaaggaggcgtggctaaTGTacatgtcagtcccagtgaaggaagCGTGGCTAATGTACATGTCattcccagtgaaggaggcgtggctaaTGTacatgtcagtcccagtgaaggaggcatggctaATGTacatgtcagtcccagtgaaggaggcgtggctaaTGTacatgtcagtcccagtgaaggaggcgtggctaaTGTacatgtcagtcccagtgaaggaggcgtggcttatgtacatgtcagtcccagtgaatgAGGCGTGGCTAATGTacatgtcagtcccagtgaaggaggcgtggtgtatgtacatgtcagtcccagtgaaggaggtgtggctaaTGCACGTCAGTcccactgaaggaggcgtggctaaTGTATATGTCAAGATAACAATGTAGATGAAAAGAGGAGTAACAGCATAAATGATGTCTTTCACAGAGTGATTTTCTGGACAACTACGTGTCCTATTTAAAGGAGCTCCCAGAGTGTCTTTCAGCCGCCAGCTTGTTCTTAAAGCCTGTTGGCCTGCTAGAGGTATgggatcatacacacacacacacacacacacacacacaaagatgagATGTGATGATTTAAAGATGTGTCCTGATTGGTTGAGCATGTTCTAATCTAGGGTGACATCACAGGAGATGAGACACATCCATCCCTCCACACTCTGCTGCTCCAGCCAGTTCAGCGTATCCCAGAATACCTCAGGCTCTTACAGGTGTCCATCTAACTACagcattcatccatctattccATCAATATCTAAATTATCTAAACATTCCATTCAtgattgtgtatttattgttctAGATTTTATCTTTAACTATCATTaacttttatgtgtgtgttagagccTGTTGTGTCAAACGGAATCTGAGCATCCAGATTATTACctgctgcttgtgtgtgttcagcatcTACGATCTTTCACCTCCCAGTACAGTAACCTTCTCCAGCACAACCAGGAGCTCctcactaactcacacacacacaatctgtgcACACACAAGCCGGAccgtatgacacacacacacaaggaattcaGCAGGTGAGACAACAATTGTGTCAACGTTGCCTTGTGATAAGAgataatatttgtgtgtgataaAGAAGCTTtcagttatttacatttacagtattcagTTACAGTGCATTTacatgtttgttgtgtgtttaactgaactggtgttgttgtgtgtttaactgaactggtgttgttgtgtgtttaactgaactggtgattgttgtgtgtctaactgaactggtgattgttgtgtgtttaactgaactggtgattgttgtgtgtctaactgaactggtgattgttgtgtgtctaactgaactggtgattgttgtgtgtgtctaactgaactggtgattgttgtgtgtctaactgaactggtgttgttgtgtgtgtctaactgaactggtgattgttgtgtgtgtctaactgaactggtgattgttgtgtgtctaactgaactggtgattgttgtgtgtctaactgaactggtgattgttgtgtgtgtctaactgaactggtgattgttgtgtgtgtctaactgaactggtgattgttgtgtgtgtctaactgaactggtgattgttgtgtgtgtctaactgaactggtgattgttgtgtgtgtctaactgaactggtgattgttgtgtgtctaactgaactggtgattgttgtgtgtttaactgaactggtgattgttgtgtgtctaactgaactcctgattgttgtgtgtgtctaactgaactggtgattgttgtgtgtctaactgaactggtgattgttgtgtgtctaaatgaactggtgattgttgtgtgtgtctaactgaactggtgattgttgtgtgtctaactgaactcctgattgttgtgtgtgtctaactgaactggtgattgttgtgtgtctaactgaactggtgattgttgtgtgtctaaatgaactggtgattgttgtgtgtgtctaactgaactcctgattgttgtgtgtctaactgaactggtgattgttgtgtgtctaactgaactcctgattgttgtgtgtctaactgaactggtgattgttgtgtgtgtctaactgaactggtgattgttgtgtgtctaactgaactggtgattgttgtgtgtgtctaactgaactggtgattgttgtgtgtgtctaactgaactggtgattgttgtgtgtgtctaactgaactggtgattgttgtgtgtgtctaactgaactggtgattgttgtgtgtgtctaactgaactggtgattgttgtgtgtctaactgaactggtgattgttgtgtgtgtctaactgaactcctgattgttgtgtgtgtctaactgaactggtgattgttgtgtgtctaactgaactcctgattgttgtgtgtctaactgaactggtgattgttgtgtgtctaactgaactcctgattgttgtgtgtctaactgaactcctgattgttgtgtgtctaactgaactggtgattgttgtgtgtctaactgaactggtgattgttgtgtgtgtctaactGAACTGGTGATTGTTGTGTGTCTAACTGAACTGGTGATTGTTGTGTGTCTAAATGAACTGatgattattgtgtgtgtctaactgaactggtgattgttgtgtgtctaactgaactggtgattgttgtgtgtgctTCAGATCATCAGTAAAGCAGCTGTATAAAGTGGATTATGAGAATTCATCAACGTACAATAGCACAAGTGCACTGACGTGAGTCAACAACATTAACCCCTATTACATATCACAGCactcttcatccatccatccatctgtctaacGTCCACTCATCCAGTTATCAcatctctgtccatctgtctgtcttcccCAACCCTCTGCTGTCTTATTGATCAATCCCTTTCATCATTCCACCATTTCGTTGATCTAGCTGATCATTCTGTCTAGCCATCCACTCAATCCTTCCATTTGGCTATCCATCCGAATATTCCATCCATTTTATCCATCCTCTTAGACCACTTCAAACATGGCATCTATCGACATGCGCACATAACaattctatccatccatccctccattcatCCTCCGTTTCCACCATACTACTGCAGACTCCCGGTTCTATCCATCCACCCCACCATTTCATCGTCTGTTCACATAGCTATTATATCCATCATCTCCTTCATCCAACTGACAATTCTTTCAAATAGTTTTATAAACTTATCACATCATGCTGTTTATATGCAACcattttcatccatccattccactAAATAATGATTGGAAAATAATTGGATCTGATTGATACGTGTCATCCATTCATTTCTTCATCCAACTAACTGTAATATTCTTCCATAGATCCACTTATTAAACTGCTTCTATCCGTAAACCACTAAACTGTTCGTGCACACGATCTAACACTACTGAAATGATTTCTGTTCCCTTTCATTCGAATCTAATCGATTGATATCTTTGTCTctttccacctctctctctctctctgtcagtgaTCTATCTCATGCTCAGAGCAGAAAGAAAGCGGCGGTCCGTCGTTACCCCGATTGGGAGCCGGAGTCTAATCGCTTTCACCCTGACATTTCCTTTGCATCCGACTCTGAATCTCGTCACAAATCCACACCCAGTCAGCTCCACAGGATTCCAGAAACAGATAGGGCTGGGTCAGCCCTGGCCGACGCAATGGGATCGTTCCTCCCATACAGAGACGGAGACTCTCACTGTTCAAGTCGTTCCCATTCCACTGACTCCAGCATCGACATTGCTTTTGTGAGCTGTAGCCCCTCCCTCAATCCAGACCATCAGTCACACGGCAGAGGGCAGAGCAGTGCGGGTGGGGTTTACAGACCCAATCGCGGCTGCGTGTCACCTGATTCGACAAAGATATTACAGCCTGTACAGCGGAAGAGCAAGTCGCTGAACGGCTTGCAGCTGGACAGCATCGATAGCCCTGCCCACCCGGTCAGAAGTCCCATCCACCCGAGGCTGGTGCGCCAATCGAGTGCCAAATCGAGGCTGAGGAACAGCAGCCCAGAGCGGCATCAcgaacccaacacacacaccactgctgaAGAGCTCAAACAACAGCTACACAAggtacaccacactacacaatcCAACACCATGCATTTCTCTAAACTAGAAGCtactttgtttgtttatttatttattttataagtgtACGTGCTTTTCCCAACTCAGGATCCCGGACCTCCTATATGGGAGGAGTTCAAATGGAAAGGCGTGTCTGAGGAAGGTGACCACGCCCCTTTGAGTGAGCGTAGCAGGAAGGAGGGCAAAGGTTTCCGGAGCTCCTTcaaaaaactctttaaaaagAAGTGAGGGTAACAAATTTTACTCCTATGCAAACATAcctcactaaaacacacacacacacacaatgacttcAGAAATGctaaacatatgtacatatgCAGTGTGTGCAGATAGTAAGCAAATGCCCTACATCTATTTTAACAtgcacaaacctacacacactttttcattcatatacagtatattttatgaCACGTGTACAACCCCACCACTAGATGGCGGTGTTTTCAGGCTTTCCGTGCATCAGATTAGCGTGACCAGTCATGAGAGCTGTTGAGCTATTGAATGTTTATATGGAATTATCATCATAACCTCCGGATGAACTCATTAGATTCTGGAGGTGATCTAAACTGGagtagttttttttcttaacatttcCTTAAGAGCTTCCTTCGTGTATGGAGCAGATTTTGGAGAAGGGGATTTCAGGGATTCAATCTGGTAACAACACGGACTTGAGTTGCTTGTGCTGGAGGCATCAAAAGCTGTTTAtttcttctctgtgtgtgtgtgtgtgtgtgtgttaggtctGGTGGTGAGAGCAAGGTGGAGAAAGCTGTGGAGAAGGTTGAAGGACAGAGCAACAGTGAGCTGGAATCTGGGAGGTCAAACAGAGTACGACAACCTGGAGATATCGACAGAGGAACTgcggtttaaacacacacacacacacgcacaaactaGAAGAATCTATTCTTGTGTATATGGTGGATGTTATGCAccatctctcactttctttttttcccctctctcacgcacgcacgcacacagacacacacacacacacacactcaggcacacacacactcaggcacacgcacacacacacagacagacacatgcacacactcaggcacacacacaggcagacacacacacgcagacacacactcaggcacacactcaggcacacactcaagacagacacacacacagacagacacacagacagacacactcacacacatatacacacacaggcacacaaacaaagacatgCACGCACAAACAAGAAACTATTCTTGTGTATATGATGGTTGTTatgcattctctctcactctttcttgcatgtgtgcacacacacacacaccctttttcTCACTTCTTCAGTGCTTTCATCATCTCCTTCACCATCCTCTCCCTCAGAACACTATTAACCTCCATTCAGTAACGATACAGAAATAACTTCACTGctgttctgtatatttttttcagcACACATTAACAAACATCCACAAATGACTGGATTTGGTTTTGTCTCAATATACAATGACCTTCACGTGAcattaaacaaaactaaaccaTCTGCCCAGTGcattgatgtgtgtttatataataacagacacaataagacacaacgaacatcatgtttttttttttgtttttcttcacctTTAATGTGTTACCTCAATCTCATAGATCAGTTTCACTTTCGAAACAAAATATAGACGATTATACAGTCTGTAAAACCAAATATTATCGTACACTATTTACAGGTCATGTGCATCGTAGTGTGAAGCGAAGATGACGGACGAACGTGGACTCGGTTTGTTATTAACACGTGCTGAAACCTGCGCGGTGACGTTTCGAGCTGCAATCTGGAAGGTTGAAAAGGTTACTGCACTTTaaacactctctttctctctcatatcAGTGCGTTAATTAAAAGTAGTCGATCAGCTGTGGCACTTTCGCTCTATAGTTTTTGTGCAGAAGCTACGAGGCTCTAGTAAGTGAATGAAGGAAACTGACTCGTCTCACATGGAACGCCGCTCAGCCTTTTGCCTGGAACGTTTGCGGattgctgatttattttaagCAAAATTCAGTATCATTCCAGCCTCCAGAATGTGGCTTAGAAAGTGATGGAGATGATAATACACTGgcgcaaaaaatatatatatataaataaataaaaaattgttaaaaaaaaaaaaaaaaaaaatcgcagtcaaataaactaatattctggataattaaaaatatttctaaatatcaAACTAATTTCCAAGCTTAATATAGTTTCAACAGAAGAAGCTGCTAATcgattatataataataaatgttatagaaTTATCTCATAATATTTAACAGAAACTTTCTATTATACAAGATATCActtactgatttttatttttttttgcagcgtACAGTTTCACACCAAACcttaatgtttttaaacatacaattcattattttatttatttattctttttctttttattttacaatgttGTCTGTGGAACTTCTGTCCTAAAAATGCGCTCGTAACACGCTTCTGTTcatttatcagaaaatactgggaTGGAAAATAAAAAGTCGCAGAAATCACAGTCTGAGAAAACGGACAACACGGAGCCAGCAGTTCGATCTGTTAATTATCTAAACGATATAAACTAGTGTTAAACGTTGTGCGCATCACATCCAgcgtgtgttttctctttttgttcacGTGGCGTTTCTGCAGCTCCGTCTTTCGGGGCTCGGTTTGTCTCGCAGCTCGGTTTAACAGTTCGTGTgtccagagaaaaaaaacaaaaaacaaaaaaaaaaaaaaactcaatgtaCAGATTTTTAGGTGCGAAAAACTTCCATCACTTTCTAGCTAAATCTGACTCGTAGCTTCTGCCGAACTAAAGATGCAAAAATGACTTTGTTTTGCTGGACAGATTTGCTGGATGTTCTAAAATGGCAAACTGACATTATATTTTAGCCCtaaatccttttatttattcatggaGCGTAAAGAAGTGCACTTTTCCCCCTTAGTAACATGTTCACATTGCTAAATGATCACCCAGACAACTGCTACTgtcatttccaaaaaaaaaacaaacaaaaaaaacaacaacattattcAACGACAGACGCCCACGTTCAGCTACGATCACGAGGACATTCTGGTATCTGAATCTGTAACGCGCCTCTCGCATGCCGAACGAAAAACGACGCACGTGCACTAGACGTGTGAAAGTTAGCAGACGTTAAGACGAAACATTTTGTGATGTAATCATGCGCCAGCCAATCAGAGGCGGTCTTGTATTTTCATCTCCGACAGACACCGAAACGTCCTCGTGAAGTCGAACTTAAGGGAACGCGTTTGTGTCCAGTTTCGCCGTTTCTTTCATATTTACACCTCCAACACATGTAtacctcaaaaaaaaacaaaaaaacaaataaacaaaaaaaaaccggTAAAATCTCTCGCTAATCTCTAGCATTCGTTGGGTCTATTAACTAACGATGTGACATCGGCTCGTGTCGAAACGTGTCTGTAGTGTTAAGTGTTTGTTTATCAGAACACCTAAGCAGCGAAATCCTAACTGAACAGCGAACGtcacattatatatgtataaaactgTGCAAATTTTCAATACAGTGATTAGAGTAAGGTTAAAACGTGAGGCATGGCTTTCGGTCCAGAGCGACGACACGCACACGAAGGCCGGAACCCAGCTTTAGTTTTATTTAGTGAATGAAACTGCAGTCAGAGTTCAGTGAAGCTCCGTGACACCGGATCTGTTTTTCGGTACAATCGGCCCACAGGTTATCGACGGACGCGAATTTGATCGATCTGGCGATGAAGCATTAcgattattattagttatttaaaataaaaacacacaaaaggtcAAATGTTCATGAGTTCATCCGAATCCTGTTGGAATTAGATTTGGAAATAACTGTATTTTTGGAACTAGAAATGTTTACACATATAGAGACTTGaaccttttttccttttgttaaGAATTAAATTTAgactttattatatttgtaatgCAAGTGTGAAgtgcttcatttaaaaaaaagtctcaggggaaaaaacaaacaacaacaaacaaacaaaaaaaaaaacagatctcgCATCATCTCTAGTTGTAACAATAGCGATCGAAGGATcatgcttgaaaaaaaaaataaaaaaatcgaaGCAGAGAATTTGGCGGTGATTTCTGGAAAGTCTGGCACTTGGTTTTCCTTTAAACGTGTTTATAGAGTGATGTTCGAGATTTCACTGAAATCTCTGAATTTTTGGGATTCGCCGTCGATGGACAGGCGCGATGGCGAATTGTCCGTGACGTCGTCATGATGTTCAATCTCAAAGAATATAAATTACCGGCTAGATAGAAAAACTTCtcccaaataaaataaactaaacatcACTGCAAGCTAAAATATACGACCCTGATAACTGGCACCTAAACGTTATGTATTAAATCAGACGTGTCAAATTCCTGTTGTTTAAAACCCATGGGCCAGTCGTTTGGCAGCTGGATCCCAGACTGAACCCTCCATTATCATGTGTGAGGACTATACACGTATAAATAACGTGGCTGGGATCTGAACGGTGAGCGGAGCGAGTTAAGTAAACTcgtgtaaataaaaatacaacataaaatatCCTGGATTAATAAACCGAGTGAATGTGTTCTTGGTCCTTTAGGGGATCTAACGCTAGTCGTCGGGGCTGGAACGTGCCGGAATGTGCATGGAATTCTGTTCTGAATCGTTCAAATAGGAACACTTTCTATAGCGAGAAGCCTAACAGTAATACTTTCAcacaaattttattaaaaatgcgtctcaaaaaaaaaaaaaaaacaaaagtctgaCACGACTAACGTCGTCATTTTACCAAGTATTTTATACTCTGTGTTCAATTCTGAGCTAAAATATAGACAAACCTACGACTATCTATAAGAATAAACCGTTGTTGATTGTTAATAATTACAGAACATCTTTACATTTTCCCCTCGAACCCGTGCTCTCGCTTCACTGCtggactttttaaaataaaaattacacagCGTACAAATTTTACGTACAAAGCGACCGTTAAAGCGGCTAATAACCGCCTCGAGACTGTAGTGTTGAATTAAATAAGCCTTAATACCTGTCGTTTAGTGTTAATTCAACTCTGAGACTTCCTGAATTATGTCTTGAAATCTTTATATCGTCATTATacgctttgttttttttttaatgatatagTACAATATTTGGTTAAAAATTAATACGTGTCCATATCTATaagt encodes the following:
- the arhgef33 gene encoding uncharacterized protein arhgef33 isoform X2, whose protein sequence is MENKKTEDAHMDDPDLHMVQLQDLWAELKAGLRGVVQEISSLQQSNSHLEEKVSECHRDTAEKILSLRNKLNTLQEDTGTALSQISELSIRQKELQTDLNLLRSTQHSGKFSKGEELVEGHASPCSQTQLKLIQHYIASLPNNQSQRQVAALGLLESERVYVSYLSLLLKANITYNGCENSNIKDKRLFPSSLRFLIQQHLELLHLLQERVLKSHWQGIMGDVFLRVTSKESDFLDNYVSYLKELPECLSAASLFLKPVGLLEGDITGDETHPSLHTLLLQPVQRIPEYLRLLQSLLCQTESEHPDYYLLLVCVQHLRSFTSQYSNLLQHNQELLTNSHTHNLCTHKPDRMTHTHKEFSRSSVKQLYKVDYENSSTYNSTSALTDLSHAQSRKKAAVRRYPDWEPESNRFHPDISFASDSESRHKSTPSQLHRIPETDRAGSALADAMGSFLPYRDGDSHCSSRSHSTDSSIDIAFVSCSPSLNPDHQSHGRGQSSAGGVYRPNRGCVSPDSTKILQPVQRKSKSLNGLQLDSIDSPAHPVRSPIHPRLVRQSSAKSRLRNSSPERHHEPNTHTTAEELKQQLHKDPGPPIWEEFKWKGVSEEGDHAPLSERSRKEGKGFRSSFKKLFKKKSGGESKVEKAVEKVEGQSNSELESGRSNRVRQPGDIDRGTAV
- the arhgef33 gene encoding rho guanine nucleotide exchange factor 33 isoform X1 is translated as MENKKTEDAHMDDPDLHMVQLQDLWAELKAGLRGVVQEISSLQQSNSHLEEKVSECHRDTAEKILSLRNKLNTLQEDTGTALSQISELSIRQKELQTDLNLLRSTQHSGKFSKGEELVEGHASPCSQTQLKLIQHYIASLPNNQILEPGVSDFKTPPKAPLWRERRESRDLTEQISQDMSQRQVAALGLLESERVYVSYLSLLLKANITYNGCENSNIKDKRLFPSSLRFLIQQHLELLHLLQERVLKSHWQGIMGDVFLRVTSKESDFLDNYVSYLKELPECLSAASLFLKPVGLLEGDITGDETHPSLHTLLLQPVQRIPEYLRLLQSLLCQTESEHPDYYLLLVCVQHLRSFTSQYSNLLQHNQELLTNSHTHNLCTHKPDRMTHTHKEFSRSSVKQLYKVDYENSSTYNSTSALTDLSHAQSRKKAAVRRYPDWEPESNRFHPDISFASDSESRHKSTPSQLHRIPETDRAGSALADAMGSFLPYRDGDSHCSSRSHSTDSSIDIAFVSCSPSLNPDHQSHGRGQSSAGGVYRPNRGCVSPDSTKILQPVQRKSKSLNGLQLDSIDSPAHPVRSPIHPRLVRQSSAKSRLRNSSPERHHEPNTHTTAEELKQQLHKDPGPPIWEEFKWKGVSEEGDHAPLSERSRKEGKGFRSSFKKLFKKKSGGESKVEKAVEKVEGQSNSELESGRSNRVRQPGDIDRGTAV